The genomic interval aatgattttgaaCCAGATGAACTTAACAATAACTTTGGAGCTTGAAACGGTCAGTTCAGCGAATTGCTCTGAAAAAAAAGCCGACTGCAGAACCAGGGAGCTGATTGAGAGGCATGCAAagatttggtttggttttatttttcttcccgTTAAGCTTTGTGtctaaacacacagaaaaactaTTAAGATGGCGGTTATTAAAGAGGAAAGTGAAGACATGAGGATCGAAGCGGACTTCAGAGTGAAACAAGAAGACGCCGAGGATCAAGCAGGTTGGTTTGTATTCTTAAAAGCGAACTCGTTTTCTTATAGTCAACAAAATGTTTCGcttttcagaaataaacaatgttttttggaAAACCCTCCCTGATTGAAGTGGTTTTGTTTGACATAGATCAGGACAGAGAACCCAggacacttttttaaaattcacattaatGCCATGTTATCAAAATATTACGCTTTATAGAATTTTGTGGGCGAAAATGAGCTAAAACTCAAACATCCTTTTCAGAAACGACAACAAAAATTGtaccaaaaacatatttattaccAATAACATTAAAACGGAAGCGgccattttattaaaagaacgtaagtaaaatttttatgtattgacattcattgtgttttaaatcGGTGCTACCTATAAAAGTCTCTTTAGCATTTACTCAACCTGACTAGGCTTGCTTCAGATGAACACAATTCAGTTCTgtaagctgaaaaaaaattgaaccCAAAATGTTGACGGTCAAAAACCTTAAAGCAGCCATGATGGCAACTTCGGTGGAGAAACAAACTgcttctgaagcagattgatagCTTTCAGAGAAGAGTAAtgttttaaacgttcaaaacgtTTGCCTCTGTCCTACTGTCATATATTCATGTGTTCACTCTTAACGTAAAGTTAACACGTTGTGAAACGTAAGGATGTCAAGTAATGCTTGTGCAAGAAGTTCAGAGATGCCTCTTCCAGTAGGTTTTTGGGCtgtatttgtttggttttggtttaATGCTGGTTTTGGGACGGTGCTGACTTacgtgtgtttttgtttttcaatttcaGATCTGATCAtactgaaagaagaaagccaagAACTGCCTGAAACGGAAGAGAAAGATAAGTGCGAGAAGCTTCACGATTTCACAATCGGAGAGAAATCCCATCCCACCGGAAAAAAGCCCTCTCGGAAGAGGGCTCAAAAGGCGGATTCCAACAGCTATTTCACCTGCTGtcagtgcggaaagagcttcAATCAAAAGCAAAACCTCGAAGTCCACATGAGagtccacactggagagaagccctTCAGCTGCCAGCAGTGCGGAAAGTGCTTCACTCAGAAAGGAAACCTCAAAAGTCACCTgaggattcacaccggagagaagccttacaccTGCAAGctgtgcgggaagagcttcacgGCAGAACCGAACCTCAAGTACCACATGAACATTCACAATGGAGTGAAGCCGTTCACTTGcgatcagtgtggaaagagcttcacTCGTAAAGTAACCCTCAATTACCACACCAGGAGTCACACGGGGGAAAACGGTTTAATTTGCCACCACtgcggaaagagtttcagtCACAAAGTGAGCCTCAAGACTCACATGAGgcttcacaccggagagaagccctacACCTGCCCTCAGTGCGGGATGAGCTTCACGTACAAAGCATCCCTCGATTCTCACATGGGAAGCCACGCTGGGGGGAATCCTTACTCCTGCAAAgtgtgcgggaagagcttctcGCTGAAAGGAAATCTCAAGACTCACACGagaatccacaccggagagaagccgttcgTGTGCGTTCAGTGCGGAAGGTGCTTCACGCGTAAAGTAACCCTCAATTACCACATGAAGATTCACTCGAGGGAGGACTGCTTCATATGCCATGAATGTGGAAAGAGCTTCCCAGACATGAAACACCTGAACAGGCATGTGGTAATTCActccggagagaagcctttcaaATGCCAGCAGTGCGGAAAGGGATTCCAGTTCAATAAAAACCTCAAGACTCACGCGAAAATTCACACGAGAGAAAAAACGTTCAAATGCcatcagtgcgggaagagcttcagcTACAAAGTGAGCCTCAAGACTCACATGAGacttcacaccggagagaagccctacGCCTGCCCTCAGTGCGGGAAGACCTTCGCGTATACAGCGACGCTCAACGCGCACATGAGGAGCCACACCGGAGAGAGGCCGTACGCGTGCGgtcagtgtgggaagagtttcacgCGCAAAGGAAACCTCAATTACCACACGAGGATCCACTCTAGGGAGAACAGTTTTAAGTGTCTTCAGTGCGGAACGAGTTTCGCTGACGGGAACCACCTCAAGAGTCACGTGACGACTCACGTCGGGGAGAAGCCTTTCATGTGCCGTCACTGCGGAAAGAG from Puntigrus tetrazona isolate hp1 chromosome 4, ASM1883169v1, whole genome shotgun sequence carries:
- the LOC122343000 gene encoding gastrula zinc finger protein XlCGF26.1-like: MAVIKEESEDMRIEADFRVKQEDAEDQADLIILKEESQELPETEEKDKCEKLHDFTIGEKSHPTGKKPSRKRAQKADSNSYFTCCQCGKSFNQKQNLEVHMRVHTGEKPFSCQQCGKCFTQKGNLKSHLRIHTGEKPYTCKLCGKSFTAEPNLKYHMNIHNGVKPFTCDQCGKSFTRKVTLNYHTRSHTGENGLICHHCGKSFSHKVSLKTHMRLHTGEKPYTCPQCGMSFTYKASLDSHMGSHAGGNPYSCKVCGKSFSLKGNLKTHTRIHTGEKPFVCVQCGRCFTRKVTLNYHMKIHSREDCFICHECGKSFPDMKHLNRHVVIHSGEKPFKCQQCGKGFQFNKNLKTHAKIHTREKTFKCHQCGKSFSYKVSLKTHMRLHTGEKPYACPQCGKTFAYTATLNAHMRSHTGERPYACGQCGKSFTRKGNLNYHTRIHSRENSFKCLQCGTSFADGNHLKSHVTTHVGEKPFMCRHCGKSCANKTNLEVHVRVHTGERPFTCPQCGKGFTLKGNLKTHIRVHTGERPFTCLQCDKTFTYQRDLKHHLRTHSEKKLQCFECGKGFRKTGNFRKHLRIHSGGRRCNKKFISPAHLQIHLKRRYLCSSCGKRFKWLSGLKWHQKIRICVKLKISPPLNAGQI